Within Vigna unguiculata cultivar IT97K-499-35 chromosome 2, ASM411807v1, whole genome shotgun sequence, the genomic segment attatctttaatttttaaaatgtatgtgTTTGTCATTAGTTTTTTCTaccttttacttattttttctaTAGACAGAAAAAGAAGTAAGAAAATAGTTGActcttttactttctttttttccgTATTATCAGTTTTGGTAGCAATACAGGTAACAACATCCGGTTCAGAAAACAGGTTACATGTTCCGTGTAAGAAATGTCGGGTGTGAACATTTCATTGGACAAAACATTAAATATGAGTAGATTTTCACACGACACTATCATCAAATAACACATAACGTAGTTTCATAACATCTTCGTAGTTCAGTATCCAAATAGGTACAGATATGCTAAAATTCCACTCTAGGTATAACTGTGTTGTTTAAATACgaaactttcattttttttatgtatttagaaaatattaaatagacAAAACTCATTACTAATGTTAATGTTAAAAAGGATTAGTCTCTAACTTAGAAGTTACAAGATACTCTTAACGTatgttaaaagttttataatacattacaaGTTTTATAgtgattaaagataaaattaatctaaattatttaagttaatataaatttcaatttacaAATTCTCTTTTTAAGATAGTACAAAAATCATCtaaaatttatcttaattaatattattatttattgaatatattattttatttgttttcgcACAGTCTTTTATGATTTTGAACATAACATCAAGTgtgttagaaattaaatttaaaatctgtGATAcccttctttttttcaatttctccCTCTTAGACAGAAACAAACACCATCCCTCATCTCTCTCAACTTCTCTGCTCTCCAACTTTCTCCCAACCTCTTTTCTCAACTTTGTTGCCATCTCACAGTCTCATTGTTCATGATCAGATTCTGGAAAAGTAACCACAACAAAGCCTCTTGCTGCCTCCACTCTTAGCCTTCCTCCCTCTAGGTAAGTCTCCATTTTCGTTTTGAGGTTCAATTTCAGATTTCAACTCGAAATCATGTTTATGTTCTGAGTTTAATCAAGTGTTCCTCACTTCTCTATGTCTGGATGATGAATTCGCTAGGTTAAACTAAGGAATTCTGCTTCTCCTCTATAAGGTTGCTTTCATTCAAAGCATTCACCAaaataggtaagggaagctaacctcTCACTTTAATTTCGCTAAGGAATCGTTGATTAGGGGTAGAATTACATGAATTGTGTGTTGTTTGATGAATATGAACGCTTGTGTGTAATGAATTTCGAGTGTGGCATGAACTGTGTGGTTTGCATTTGAAAACAGATTGAAACTCTGATGatttcgcccaggcgagcagttctcacctgagcgaaaataccagaagtTCACCCCTGATGCTGCGCGAGGTCTCACCTAGGTGAGCTGGtatcgcctgagcgagagtcaatctcgtctaggcgagacagtttagcctgagcgagaattcgcccagaTTTTTGGGGTACCCCCTGTTTCGGGTCTAGCCCAGGCGAAagtgactcgcctaagcgagacaactcTCTAACTCAGGCGAGAtcctctagcttgagcgagattcaCTGTAGAGTTTAAGTTCCTTCCCTGTTTTTGACTAAATGAAGTTGTGTTCAGTGGAACTTTGTGATTATGGCTTATCTAGTATGTGATTTTATGCATGATGGTCTGTGTGATGATATTTGTGTGAAATTGGTCTGTATGAGAATGTGTTggagttaggatttcaagggaaattctaaggaaGTTGGTTTTAGTGAAtgtaaggacatgaggactcatattggtggtatcctgacgctcctaataaccattaagactcatatagagtataatggattatgtcgggaggagtagcaggaggtcctagtctatggacccgatccgtCATAGACGTGAAAGGGACTTACTTtaggagtggttgggtgaataccccttgtgcctaaaactctgtagagtttgggaaccgtcacaAGTGCAAGCCATCGAGAGCTCCAATgtcacttacataatccggatatcgagtctagaatggtGATGTTGTGTTATGGCTGTGGTTATTTGGACGATTCTGATAATTGCGTGATTGACCCTGATTGATGCGTAACTATTAAATTGCATGATTTCTTCTTAtttaagttagcttacccttcttgcatATGTTTATTCTGTGTGTCTTCTATTTTTGCAATGATCGCCCTTAATGAATGACGTGAGCAGCTAAATGTACAGGTGAGGATACACCCCCTCCTGGACAGGAGTTGAGTGGTGTTTGGACGCTTCTAGCAGTAGTTGCCACCTTTAGTTTTGTTTAGATGTTTTGGGAAGTTTTGTATCccctttttttttaagtgtagCTGTATGTATAGGCAGTACATGTATAGTTATTTTGAGGATGACTGTATTGTTACCTTATATTGGTTTATTACTATCATATGcttttaaattatcataatttaatattttgtttgatagcataaaaactattaaaacgggatgttacaaaatctatttcttaataatatttaaaatttaattagaaagatattattgaaaactaaataataaaaaaatatacttcataTAGAAAAGTTTGAAAGATACTTAAGTTTgatctataaaattattttatgcagTTATATATGTGAGTATGGTTTCCCTGCTGGAATAAATATGCCTCTGCTGTATTATTAACACAATAcctatttttcaacttaataaaaatattttgctttTAACTAAGCATTTAAACGACAGTTTATTCCTCCTCCTTATTTTTTAGTCGATTGTTTTATTTCCGGTCTCTTTTGTCCCGTCACTATTcttgtgatattatattatgtagtattaaaataaatttatagaataaatataattttgttttatcattatgtaataaaattataatttcaatccataatacttaaaattaggttttaattactaaataagatttaaattattaatttaaaatataaaaaaattataatgtatttaattaataattagatctaaaaaaatatttgtataattaattgtgtttttattattacattacaAAATTAGAATGATTCAAATTTGACGTATTAATGAATCGGTCTTTCAACCTAACCATTTCacaaagtaattaataaattttaaaaaatgctacatttatttcttctaagatCATGATTCACACCttctctaattttaaaataaatattttttataactttaagatttttttattaaaacaacaattacatttattttaactattacaAGACGGTTAacaacttttacttttattttatttaaaaataatatatcaaataacaaGTACTAAAATTCAAACGTCaagttttaaaacataaaaattaaaaatattaaaaatattaaaaagaaattatatgttctcttaattataaatcctctaataaaagaaacaaaaaactatattttaaaaaattaatattttaataaaaataaaaaatatttataacatatatgataaatttattacatttaaacACGAATttaagtgtaaaaataaataaaataagaagtaTGTGTTTCATTTTATCAATAAGACTAAGATaactatttttatcataaaaattaaaaagtatatattattgaaaGGATATGTAAAAGTATagctaaaaatattatttatcaattaaagtttacataattaaaatatatattaacataaaaaaatataataaaaaataaaacttcaaatataaataagtaaaaactagCGGCAAATAATAGATTTGAGGTTTTGAATCCATCTAATTATAGAAGAAGTCAAACTATACGGTTTAAATGGATAGTTAAAAACAAGAGGTTTTATTAAATTGCAAAACCAGTAAAACGGACCGTTTTAATAACTCAGCATAGGCTCAATACAGAAAAACAACCCGACCCAATTCTCTGAAAGTGATCCAATCGCCTGAAACCTAATGGCTCCGAAGTCCAAGCCGGCGCCGTCGCCGTCGCAACCCGCCCCTCCTCCTCCCCTCGAAGATCTGTTCACGACGCTCAACAGGCACATCCGGGCTTCTGCATTCGACAATGTCGTCAAATTCACAGATCAGAGTTCGTCAATTTCATTTCTCTTCTCAAACGCTCCCCTCCCTTAACGTTCCTTTGTTTTCTCATCGGTATCTCGTTTCCATCGCAGTTCTTGCTATTGCACCCGACGATGAAGATGCGCTCCGATGCAAAGTCGTCGCGCTGATAAAAAATGACCGTGTCGAGGATGCGCTCTCCGCCATTAAGTCTTCACGGAAGCAGCTCGATGATTTTCATTTCTTCAAGGTACGTCAATTTCCGCTTTTGTTCTGCTTTGTCATTGGTTATTTGTCGAAATTGAGAATTGGATCTGAGGATATATTCTTATTGCGTGCGTTGTGATTTGTGTACCTCGAATTTGTATGTGTTAGAGGTTACTAATTGAAGTAGGGATTATAATAGCGGGCCGCTGTCGGATGCTGGATGGGAATGTTGGAACTGTCTAACACAAGTCACACTACAGGTCACGCACACACACAATATGCAGAGAAAACAGGAtagatttttttctcattaactGCAACagcaatacaaaaattatataaactgtCAGGATGACAGTTATTACAATCACACACGAAATATGATAGTTATTGTTAAGGCTAGCCATAGCAATCACTAAGCATACAGTCTCCATTCTAGCTACTGGTGCGTACACATCAGTGTAGTCAATACCATGCCTTTGAAGCAACTCCTTTGCAACAAGTCTAGCCTTGTGTTTGGCTATAGACCCATCTGgcttaaatttaactttaaacaCCCATTTAACATCAATAGGATGTTTGTTGAGAGGTAAGTTTGAAAGCTCCCAGGTTTTGTTTCTCTCGATAGCTTCAATTTCTTCAAGCATCCCACTCCTCCATTCTTTGATGTTAATAGCCTGCTTCCAATCTAATGGTTCAGCACCCGCCATAAAAGCAAAATGGGCCATTTCTCCATTATCCGCTATCTCAGAATCATTGTAGACTTCATAATCAGAAAGTCTAGATGAAGGAAATCGTGTTCGGTGGGATCTTCTAGTGTCATCAGCTACAATATCACCACTAATAACATCACCAGCAGTATTAGGTTCTAAAGTCACCACCCTGTCTTCCAGAACAAAAGGAATGTGTAGGACTGCATCAGTTTCCCAACTCCAAGATGCCGCCTCGTCCACAACGACGTCCCTGCTTATCACTACCTGTTGTTTCCTTGGGTCATATAACTTGTAGGCTCCTGTTGGGTGCTAGCCAATCAAGATAAGAGACTCACTCTTCTCATCTATTATGCACCCTGGTATGATACCTGCAGTGGTCATGGCTGCACACTCTCACAATTATGCGCCCATCTCTTCTTTCACAACAAGGTTCGTCACAACCGTGCTCTGAATACCACTTTGTTGGAACTGTCTAACACAAGTCACACTACAggtcacacacacacacaatatGCAGAGAAAACATGAtagatttttttctcattaactGCACAACAATACAAAAGTTATATAAACTGTCAGGATGACAGTTATTACAATCACACTCAAAATATGATAGTTATTGcaactataaaagaaacaaacaactcTTTGATTAATTTCAACAGGGAATGGCAAAAAGCGTGTTAGTAAGAACTGCGCTTTGTGGAGAAGGGTTTTAGGGGTAGGATGGAAAGAAATAATGGAATAATAGTGCAAATTATCCTCTTGTGTGATTGGCAGTAAAATCGAAACTGAGGAAGAAGGAAGGAAAGAGCTGTCGGCAACAAACCTCCAATCTAACTCAAACATGCTAATTGTCATTAAGTCATTGTCAAacctttaatttttagtttttttttttgacttgaAGTTTTCTGCTGATGCATGTGCATGTGGGACTCTTACTGTCTTTTTTCGAACTTATTATTTGGATTCTTacatgaagaaattaaagatgtGAGAACTTggtagtaaagaaaaatagctTGATTATCTTATGCTTTACTATTTTGTCCATGATCTTGTTTGATATATCTGTATTCCATTGATCCGGTATAGTTAAGTTGGTTGTATGAATTATTTCAAGAATATATTACACTAACACCCCTCAAAGTTTCTCATGGTTGTGCTTAacctttcatatttttacatttactATACAACCTTCTTTACAGGGATATGTGGTTTAGTGTTTTTCAAACAATTAATGAGATTTAGCATAGGAATAGAAAAATAAGGGTATTGCTGAATCGATGGAAATTTGATGAAACCTTGGGGGTGAGTATAATTTACTCTTGTTTCAATTTTACTTGGTTTGTATTGTTTGTTTGGATTCTTTGTCTAAATCCAAGTACGTATGAAAACTCCACTGCTCTTAACTGAAAACCATATAGATTCATTGGTTTGAATGGTTAATCATTTCCTCACTAAGGCATATAAATGTTGATGTTTCACTGAAAACTGTTAGTTTATTGTACAATTGATTCATACATGCGTAAATGCTTACCATTGATTGctgttttttacttttttgtttctatatAGGCATACTGCTTGTACAGACAAAACAAGTTGGATGAAGCTTTGGAGTCTTTGAAAAGACAAGAGAGAACTGATGAAACTATGCTTTTGGAGTGTCAGATATTGTATCGTCTAGGGAAAATGGATGCTTGCCTAGAAATCTACCAGAAGCTCCAAAATTCCAAGATTGATAACATGGAAATAAATTCTGTTGCAGCGTTAGTTATGGCTGGCAGGTCATCTGAAGTTCAAGGAATGCTGGATTCACTCCGGGTTAAAGCAACAAGCAGTTTTGAACTGGCATTCAATACTGCTTGTTCTTTAATTGCAAGGAAGAAGTACACAGATGCAGAACAACTCTTGTTATCAGGCCGAAGGTGATATGCTATTTTAATTATGGAAACTgtgaaattgaacaaatttacCTGCATTTCTATGGTTGAAAATAATGCTACAGTATAacaatcttcattttttttatcttgtgaTGTCTATGTTATAAGTCTGACTTATCAGTAGTAGAAACTATATTTATGGCTCTTGTTGTGCTTGTTCTTGGGAATTCTTTAGctttgtttcaaaattttatgtacCTGATTGTTCTGATACAAACTTACGTTGTTTGATCTTTACCAATAGTAATAGGTCCTTTTCGTTATGTTTGGAAATCAAGTGTGATTGAAATGTTGGGTGAGTAAAGAATTCCAGTTTGGAAAAGCATGGACAAATTGAGATTAATTTAAAGTCAAAATATGCATCAACCTTGGGTTATTTTTAACTTGAACAAGGATTGGAGAAACAATAGTCGAATAATGGGGTTACAAGTCATTTTGCTTGGTGTGACGTTGATAAAAATTTAGTTCTTGTTAAAAGTGGacttagtaaaaaaaaagttgaatactGGCAGAAAGGCTTCAACTTTGAGGAGGAATGTGAAGGAAGTACTTCTTCGATGAGGAATTGTGTTTCCTGCTGTATTTTCCTGTCTTTTGTTCCAATAATACAGTATTATACAATATTCTGTGTTCTTTGCCCCTTTTTTCAATTTCTGTTTTGGTATTCTATCATAGTGATTCATTATATTAGGCACTAGCAATGGGGcacaatatgatttttttttattgttttaatttgaatgttCTTTGATGCTATTGTTTGTTTTACTTCCTTACTCTATAATTGATAACCTATTAAGAAGTTAAACCATTCAGTGACTTATTATATTAGGTACCGGCAACGGGTGCAGTCTGAATTTCGTTGTTGattgttttgatttaaattCACTTTGATTTCATTGTTGGCTTACTTCCTTATTTAGTGTTTGGTAACCTATTTAAGCCGTGCCATATACTTATGTTAATTCCCATATATTGCATCAGAATTGGTCAAGAGGTCCTGATGGAAGATAACTTGGCTGATGATGAGATAGAACTTGAATTGTCTCCTATAGCTGTACAATTAGCCTATGTCCAGCAGGTAAAAGTTTTTATCTCAAACTTATCTCCTTCAAACTATTATGTTTTCAAGAGCCAGAGATATTAATCTACTATGGATGAACAGCTTCTTGGGCGTAAGCAAGATGCTATTGAAGCTTATACAGACACAATCAAACGAGATATGGCTGATGAATCATCAATTGCAGTGGCAGTGAACAATCTTATTTCACTGAAAGGTTCAAAAGATGTTTCTGATAGCTTAAGGAAACTTGATCGACTGAAAGACAAAGAGAGTCAAAGCTTTCGGCTAGCTCCATCACTGGACCTGAAACTTTcagcaaaagaaaaggaagcGATATATGCAAATAGGATTCTTTTACTTCTTCATGCTAATAAGATCGAGcaggtttttcttctttttttgtcttGAATCATCAATTGTGTgtcatttgttctttttttagAATGAGCAAGGGAGCACACTCTTTATTATTACTTCACTG encodes:
- the LOC114173783 gene encoding signal recognition particle subunit SRP72-like, whose product is MAPKSKPAPSPSQPAPPPPLEDLFTTLNRHIRASAFDNVVKFTDQILAIAPDDEDALRCKVVALIKNDRVEDALSAIKSSRKQLDDFHFFKAYCLYRQNKLDEALESLKRQERTDETMLLECQILYRLGKMDACLEIYQKLQNSKIDNMEINSVAALVMAGRSSEVQGMLDSLRVKATSSFELAFNTACSLIARKKYTDAEQLLLSGRRIGQEVLMEDNLADDEIELELSPIAVQLAYVQQLLGRKQDAIEAYTDTIKRDMADESSIAVAVNNLISLKGSKDVSDSLRKLDRLKDKESQSFRLAPSLDLKLSAKEKEAIYANRILLLLHANKIEQARELVSALPDMFPESVIPVLLQAALLVRENKAGRAEEILAQFATKFPEKSKVVHLARAQVAAAAGHPHIAADSLAKISDIQHMPATVATLVSLKERAGDIDGAAAVLDAATKWWSNAMTEDNKLNIIMQEAASFKLRHGKEEEAAKLYEELVKNQGSVEALVGLVTTVARMDVNKAELYEKQLKALPGLKGIDVDSLERTSGVKQVEAPRVGVSETYEEGKNKTKTKKKRKRKPRYPKGFDPANPGPPPDPERWLPKRERSTYRPKRKDKRAAQVRGSQGAVVRDKHDTGASSNTSHSKSNQGTSKGAGQNAVSEQTKPSSKSSRKKSRN